GGAAAAAAATGCCTAAAATCAAACTAAAAACAAAGTCAGCATTGAAAAAAAGAATTAAGGTTACTGCAACCGGAAAAATTAAACACGGACATGCATATCGCTCACATTTAGCGCAAAATAAAACTACAAAACAAAAGCGCCAATCAAGAAAAGCTACTTTAATCGATCCTTCAGATTATAAAAGAATAAAAAAACTAATTTAATTAATTCAAAGAATTCGCTAAATTTTTTGAAACTACATTATATAAAAGGAGAAATTTTATTATGAGAGTCAAAGGTGGAAGTGTAACGCGCCAGCGTCGCCGTCGTTGATTAAAATTAGCAAAAGGTTATTGAGGACATAAATCAATCGGATTTAAAGTTGCAAAACAGGCAGTAATTAAATCTTGAACCTATGCTTTTCGTGATCGAAAACAGCGTAAACGTGAATTTCGAAAATTATGAATTAGTAGAATAAATGCTGCAGCTCGTGACCAAGGAATTTCATATTCGCAATTAATGCATAAAATCAAACTTGCAAACATTGAAATTAATCGTAAAATGCTTGCTGAAATGGCAATTAGTCGCAAAACTGAATTTGATAATATCATTAAAATTGCTTTAGAAAAAGGTCAAAAATAGTCCCTTTGTTATCACAGGAGGAAAAAAATGGCAAGAAAAGACCCAATTTCACAACGTGGACCAATGAGCGGAAATAACCGTTCTCATGCCCTAAATGCAACAAAACGTAAATTTAATTTAAATTTACAACAAATAGTACTAAAAACTGCCTCAGGGCAAAAAGTTCGTATTAAAGTTTCAGCTAAAACCAAAAAAACCTTACAAAAATGAGGTAAAATTTAAAATTTGAAATTTTAATAGATTAAAAAATCATTTTAAAAACAAAGAAAAATACATTAATTTAGACGCATCAAAAAGGTGTGTCTATTTTTTTATTAATTTATTTTAAATTGAAATTTATTCTTTTTAAAATTAGTAAATTATGTTAAAATTAATTTAATAATTTTATATAGTTCAAACAAATTTAAAGAACAG
Above is a window of Mesomycoplasma ovipneumoniae DNA encoding:
- the rpmI gene encoding 50S ribosomal protein L35, translating into MPKIKLKTKSALKKRIKVTATGKIKHGHAYRSHLAQNKTTKQKRQSRKATLIDPSDYKRIKKLI
- the rplT gene encoding 50S ribosomal protein L20; protein product: MRVKGGSVTRQRRRRWLKLAKGYWGHKSIGFKVAKQAVIKSWTYAFRDRKQRKREFRKLWISRINAAARDQGISYSQLMHKIKLANIEINRKMLAEMAISRKTEFDNIIKIALEKGQK
- the rpmB gene encoding 50S ribosomal protein L28, translated to MARKDPISQRGPMSGNNRSHALNATKRKFNLNLQQIVLKTASGQKVRIKVSAKTKKTLQKWGKI